In Streptomyces hawaiiensis, one genomic interval encodes:
- a CDS encoding cold-shock protein, which yields MATGTVKWFNAEKGFGFIAQEGGGPDVFVHYSAINASGFRSLEENQQVSFDVTQGPKGPQAENVTPV from the coding sequence ATGGCTACCGGAACCGTGAAGTGGTTCAACGCCGAAAAGGGCTTTGGTTTCATCGCCCAGGAGGGCGGCGGCCCCGACGTCTTCGTCCACTACTCCGCGATCAACGCGAGCGGCTTCCGCTCGCTCGAGGAGAACCAGCAGGTGTCTTTCGACGTCACGCAGGGTCCGAAGGGCCCGCAGGCTGAGAACGTCACGCCGGTCTGA
- a CDS encoding class I SAM-dependent methyltransferase, translating into MTDADFVTETRVFYDTVAEEYAVQFSDLRPGTPLDRGVLHGFAELVGEGGEVADLGCGPGRVTAYLASRGLSVFGLDLSESMLAIARRENPGLRFVRGSMLELDLPDSSLDGVVSWYSIIHTPDEHLPALFAGFHRVLRPGGHLLLGFQSGDEPRRYEEAFGHPVSLTFRRRRPERVAALLEAAGFTLRARTVREPDETSGEPVAQASLVARKPAQATA; encoded by the coding sequence ATGACTGACGCTGACTTCGTGACCGAGACCCGCGTGTTCTACGACACCGTGGCCGAGGAGTACGCCGTCCAATTCAGTGATCTGCGCCCGGGGACGCCCCTGGACCGGGGCGTGCTCCACGGCTTCGCGGAGCTCGTGGGCGAGGGGGGCGAGGTCGCCGACCTGGGGTGCGGGCCCGGGCGGGTGACGGCGTACCTGGCGTCCCGGGGGCTGTCGGTGTTCGGGCTGGACCTGTCGGAGTCGATGCTCGCGATCGCCCGCCGTGAGAACCCGGGCCTGCGGTTCGTGCGGGGCTCGATGCTGGAGCTGGACCTGCCGGACTCCTCGCTCGACGGTGTCGTGTCCTGGTACTCGATCATCCACACCCCGGACGAGCACCTGCCCGCCCTCTTCGCCGGTTTCCACCGCGTCCTGCGCCCCGGCGGCCATCTGCTCCTCGGCTTCCAGTCCGGGGACGAGCCCCGCCGCTACGAGGAGGCCTTCGGCCACCCGGTGTCCCTGACGTTCCGCCGACGGCGGCCCGAGCGCGTCGCGGCCCTGCTGGAAGCCGCCGGTTTCACCCTCCGCGCACGGACGGTGCGCGAGCCGGACGAGACCAGCGGCGAGCCGGTCGCCCAGGCAAGCCTCGTGGCCCGCAAGCCGGCGCAGGCAACCGCCTAG